A section of the bacterium genome encodes:
- a CDS encoding EI24 domain-containing protein gives MTRIDPIIRQFIAGIRSPWKGARFIFSSSSAKKIIAIPFIIIVSLFFVCLYLSYSYLPPVIDNSLLPIKNWFINTWPTFLDFKVFSYIGVFLLGGLKFILYVVLFSLNLVFAWLIGNILCSFFWEILAEKILAQSPHFNKSMPLKITVKNIFTSMVRELFKEILLLSLVAITWLMTFVPVLGQSIFIVLLPLLSSIILGYAHVDYAFSVLGLPVKNRFHWAKKNIPFLLGAGIYGLIFPVVYFLYPSFIVGGLLVHADDILLKLQDSQIIKTKP, from the coding sequence ATGACACGCATTGACCCTATCATCCGTCAATTTATTGCCGGAATCAGATCTCCTTGGAAAGGGGCACGATTTATTTTTAGTTCTTCATCTGCCAAAAAAATCATTGCCATTCCATTTATTATTATTGTATCTCTTTTTTTTGTATGCCTTTATCTATCCTACAGCTACTTACCACCAGTTATAGATAATAGTCTACTTCCCATTAAAAATTGGTTCATAAACACCTGGCCAACTTTCCTAGATTTTAAGGTTTTTAGTTATATCGGCGTTTTTTTACTGGGGGGTCTAAAGTTTATTCTCTATGTAGTCTTATTTTCTCTAAACTTGGTATTTGCTTGGCTAATTGGAAATATTCTCTGTTCATTCTTCTGGGAAATCTTAGCAGAAAAAATCCTCGCCCAATCTCCGCACTTCAATAAGAGCATGCCTCTAAAAATAACTGTCAAAAATATTTTTACATCCATGGTCAGAGAGTTGTTCAAAGAAATTTTGCTCCTTAGCCTTGTCGCTATAACTTGGCTCATGACCTTTGTCCCTGTTCTAGGGCAAAGCATTTTTATCGTCTTATTGCCTCTGTTAAGCAGTATCATTTTGGGGTATGCTCATGTTGATTATGCTTTTTCTGTCCTGGGACTTCCTGTAAAAAATAGATTCCACTGGGCAAAAAAAAATATTCCCTTCTTACTGGGGGCAGGTATCTATGGTCTAATCTTCCCAGTTGTTTACTTTTTATACCCTTCATTTATTGTTGGCGGTCTGT
- a CDS encoding translocation/assembly module TamB domain-containing protein, which translates to MANNRQKKVFNLFIAFSIIVICIVIFASPILSKLIEKQLETYLKDVDTVEIRFESIKVKILPPKVSVNNVVVVGKKDTALSSFKTDKIEIIPRVSPGFLGHINIKQVKISAPYVELRQVETLQKKKDNNKTFQLPQIQDFVSVMIENVDWGKATVSMPVNNKKTSCILFDSESSFLLSRKEDVFKLKSKAQFNIDGQVVDLDFISLSMSRSGQEVKLSALNILSDVINLKADGLLMPAPKINYIGTLDLHQLLRVLNDFGLVKGNNDLYGKLNYRGRIENSWQKPLITSELNSNSVDVWQRNVSAFHTRLEVGQREIKSLETRFSLGKGVAKITAKNISQSGEGTASLKVSHLPVETFIKSIDPETTSPLHGNIDIVSEGSVSFDPSKIKMDTQITSEQFKVLLEPEVERFAPLIFQNVELTSVLKSSKDNVLMIEDGDLSVEGLKGKFSLDIQKGGGVTGKWLGEIQDFSSIFEKPYPVKGVGQFLGGVKASKNKFLANIGVDIDAFSYDNSEQGKLSGNIVFKNQEVSFQDISIKNSKSVLKAEVETSSINQKNNFVKASFKNFDLSTIAKVAGRAYPIIKQVKGRGDGQINVTIDNTVNGRLKLNASQLSYKALNFKDAVVDVAIQDNKYIFNESAFAGGEAKLLVSGEITENLFNDLVIKAMNLDVGSLNLPQSVDAYFDTMSGYIRLNGDTENPKIDGEIKCTEEKNQSKNLIGYTCKMFLDGVLNNLSWKLAVGENNLKANGKFHFNNKKIELLADFNDFVILPFYKVIPTTVSSKIRLAGRIDDLSSMYGAIEVDQIIMQRQTEKIYNQKPFVIDIKQGIVNIPSVHFVDNKKTDLKFEGQVSPSLVDVQLSGSLDMQNLLIFDIGLERSEGMSSINLGMSGKPDAINYQGSIRAEQAFIKLEAFPHPFERLSLNGELQQNILFINELNSKLGGGDLNLFGEINIKPKVLDSIVNLQGKAQRINLRFPTWLPVELSGSVFLRGAMSAPTLGGDFTVLNGQYEDKWDWQSSVLTFGAQKYIERVYYDEDISMYFDMNFKTTANTFRLKNNIAQGLLTGDVRLTGNNQKLGLLGSVEITNGEVEFLDNIFELENGAITFTNQNSIDPKFDLRATTTVAQKKIILDITSESDEIIALLSSDPYLDETSIVTLLTVGVEADEFLNSESQANRLSSSFLPSVLSSPIQSKLEKGLREVNVVDTLQFIPYFSEEQQSTGLRVLIGKRVFPRFRILYSTDLLQTNAQRNLRLQQNFSRNLSIQGNIRDNNNTLTNDEQIDFGLDFEFRFDF; encoded by the coding sequence ATGGCAAACAATAGGCAAAAAAAAGTGTTTAATCTCTTTATTGCATTTTCAATCATTGTGATTTGTATTGTAATTTTTGCCTCACCTATTTTAAGTAAATTAATAGAAAAACAACTTGAGACATACTTGAAAGATGTTGACACGGTTGAAATTCGTTTTGAGAGTATCAAAGTAAAAATTTTACCACCAAAAGTATCAGTGAATAATGTGGTTGTTGTTGGTAAAAAAGATACGGCATTAAGTTCATTTAAAACAGATAAAATTGAAATTATTCCCAGAGTTAGTCCAGGGTTTTTAGGGCATATTAATATTAAACAAGTTAAAATAAGTGCACCCTACGTTGAGCTCCGTCAAGTTGAGACTTTACAAAAGAAAAAAGATAATAATAAAACCTTTCAATTACCTCAGATACAAGACTTTGTAAGCGTCATGATTGAAAATGTTGATTGGGGAAAAGCCACAGTCAGTATGCCTGTTAACAATAAAAAAACTTCATGTATTTTGTTTGATAGTGAAAGTTCATTTTTATTGAGTAGAAAAGAAGATGTTTTTAAGCTCAAAAGCAAAGCTCAATTTAATATTGATGGGCAAGTAGTTGATCTTGATTTTATCAGTTTAAGTATGAGTAGGAGTGGGCAAGAAGTTAAGTTGTCTGCACTTAATATTTTAAGTGATGTTATCAATTTAAAGGCTGATGGACTATTAATGCCAGCGCCAAAGATTAATTATATAGGGACATTAGACTTGCATCAGCTTTTACGAGTGCTCAATGATTTTGGGTTAGTCAAAGGGAACAACGATCTTTATGGTAAACTGAATTATCGAGGTCGAATAGAAAACAGTTGGCAAAAGCCTTTGATAACGTCAGAGCTGAACAGTAATTCTGTTGATGTTTGGCAGAGAAATGTGTCGGCATTTCACACTAGGCTTGAAGTCGGTCAACGTGAGATTAAGTCATTAGAAACACGGTTTTCTTTAGGCAAAGGGGTAGCCAAAATAACAGCTAAAAACATCAGTCAATCAGGCGAAGGCACAGCAAGTTTAAAGGTTAGCCATTTGCCGGTAGAAACCTTTATTAAAAGTATTGACCCTGAAACAACTTCCCCTTTACATGGAAACATAGATATAGTGAGTGAAGGCAGTGTTAGCTTTGATCCTAGTAAAATAAAAATGGATACGCAAATTACTTCAGAGCAGTTCAAAGTTTTACTAGAACCTGAAGTGGAGCGTTTTGCTCCTTTGATTTTTCAGAATGTTGAGCTTACATCAGTTTTAAAATCTTCAAAAGATAATGTTTTAATGATTGAGGATGGTGACTTAAGTGTTGAAGGGTTAAAAGGAAAGTTTTCTTTAGACATTCAAAAAGGTGGCGGAGTAACAGGCAAGTGGTTAGGTGAAATTCAAGACTTTTCAAGTATCTTTGAAAAACCTTATCCAGTAAAGGGGGTGGGACAGTTTTTAGGTGGTGTTAAAGCATCAAAAAACAAATTCTTAGCTAATATTGGTGTTGATATTGATGCTTTTTCTTATGACAATTCTGAGCAGGGAAAATTAAGTGGTAACATCGTTTTTAAGAACCAAGAAGTTTCATTTCAAGATATCAGTATTAAGAATTCAAAATCAGTCTTAAAAGCAGAAGTTGAAACTTCTTCAATTAATCAAAAAAATAACTTTGTTAAGGCATCTTTTAAAAACTTTGATTTGTCAACCATTGCAAAGGTTGCTGGAAGAGCTTATCCAATCATTAAACAAGTTAAGGGCAGAGGTGATGGACAAATTAATGTTACTATAGACAATACTGTCAACGGCCGTTTAAAATTAAATGCAAGCCAATTGAGTTATAAAGCTTTAAATTTTAAAGATGCAGTTGTTGATGTAGCGATTCAAGATAACAAATATATTTTTAATGAATCAGCATTTGCCGGTGGAGAAGCAAAATTATTGGTTTCGGGTGAAATAACAGAAAATTTATTCAACGACCTAGTAATAAAGGCAATGAATCTTGATGTAGGGTCGCTTAATTTACCGCAGTCAGTAGACGCTTATTTTGATACCATGTCAGGGTATATTCGTCTTAATGGCGATACAGAAAATCCAAAAATTGATGGTGAAATTAAATGTACTGAAGAAAAAAACCAGTCTAAAAATTTAATAGGTTATACATGTAAAATGTTTCTTGATGGGGTACTGAATAACCTGAGTTGGAAATTAGCTGTGGGGGAAAATAATTTAAAAGCCAATGGTAAGTTTCACTTTAATAATAAAAAAATTGAACTGTTGGCTGACTTTAATGACTTTGTTATTTTGCCATTTTATAAAGTTATACCAACTACAGTCAGTTCAAAAATAAGACTTGCAGGAAGAATTGATGATTTGTCATCGATGTACGGCGCCATAGAAGTTGATCAAATTATCATGCAGAGACAGACCGAAAAAATCTATAATCAAAAGCCATTTGTTATTGATATAAAACAAGGTATTGTCAATATTCCATCAGTTCACTTTGTTGATAATAAAAAAACAGATTTAAAGTTTGAAGGTCAAGTTTCTCCTTCACTGGTTGATGTGCAGCTAAGCGGAAGTTTAGATATGCAAAATTTGCTTATTTTTGATATTGGTCTTGAGCGATCGGAAGGAATGAGTAGTATTAACTTGGGTATGAGCGGGAAACCAGATGCAATTAATTACCAAGGAAGTATTAGAGCTGAGCAAGCATTTATTAAGTTGGAAGCTTTTCCTCATCCTTTTGAAAGATTGAGTTTGAATGGGGAGTTGCAGCAAAACATTCTTTTTATCAATGAGCTTAACTCCAAGTTAGGCGGAGGCGATTTAAACCTCTTTGGAGAAATTAATATAAAGCCTAAAGTTTTAGATTCAATTGTAAATTTACAAGGTAAAGCCCAGAGAATTAATCTTAGGTTTCCAACATGGTTGCCTGTAGAATTATCAGGGTCCGTTTTTTTAAGAGGGGCTATGTCGGCACCAACATTAGGAGGGGACTTTACTGTTTTAAATGGTCAATATGAAGATAAATGGGATTGGCAAAGTAGTGTTTTGACATTTGGTGCGCAAAAATACATTGAAAGGGTCTATTATGATGAAGATATCTCAATGTATTTTGATATGAACTTTAAGACAACAGCAAATACTTTTCGTTTAAAAAATAATATTGCCCAAGGTTTATTAACAGGTGATGTGAGGTTGACCGGAAATAATCAAAAATTAGGCCTCTTAGGAAGTGTTGAAATTACGAATGGTGAGGTTGAATTTTTAGATAATATTTTTGAATTAGAAAATGGTGCTATTACCTTCACCAATCAAAACAGTATTGACCCAAAGTTTGATTTGCGTGCGACAACAACAGTAGCTCAGAAAAAAATTATTCTTGATATCACCAGTGAAAGTGATGAAATTATTGCGCTATTATCCAGTGATCCATATTTAGATGAAACAAGCATTGTTACACTGTTAACTGTTGGTGTTGAAGCAGATGAGTTTCTTAATTCAGAAAGTCAGGCTAATAGGCTTTCAAGTTCATTCTTGCCAAGTGTACTGTCTAGCCCGATCCAATCAAAGCTAGAAAAAGGTTTAAGAGAAGTGAATGTTGTGGATACTCTACAGTTTATTCCATATTTTTCTGAAGAGCAGCAAAGTACAGGTTTGAGAGTTCTGATTGGCAAAAGAGTTTTTCCTAGGTTTAGAATTTTATATTCAACAGATTTATTGCAAACAAATGCGCAAAGAAATTTACGATTACAACAGAACTTTAGTAGAAACCTTTCCATTCAAGGGAATATTAGAGATAATAATAACACGCTGACAAATGACGAACAAATTGATTTTGGTCTGGATTTTGAGTTTAGGTTTGATTTTTAA
- a CDS encoding BamA/TamA family outer membrane protein, whose product MQWDKVVNIKDKEVYESFVKSDFSENFTQQEISEFIKISHQRFPVEKLVIEKNENNYILKIKQKVFLNKINFEGYENLSRKKLFVASQFIGGKYYSEYEINNIVDLIKSYYRERSFWNVAVDFQTVTYPQKKNNILEIVIIEGVSCKISSIQLNYTSEQRLPKKLLKKMPVRNGTLCDEIKIKDKLRKYDLKIRSFGYRQFDFKNIRLDFSSDKKKAELVLDLDVGKKIGINFKGNTFVFERSSVLLEQLSMQSEKVFGETWSKFTAVPALKNFYTSLGYPFANIKVYKHETENELDILFDITRGDRFFIHDITFKELGNESAINLQKVFKAYSLEQSRRGVFVKEEFEQSIDSMISFYQNKGFIRTQIDDIDYDYNLSSRSIGIVTQFNVSEQSMFKKFIYKGNSVFTNSQLDEMMNFKAEEPISPLKLSNQVEMLMNQYQIRGYKNVEIVYPKINDIIEGDNQIILNINEGEKIYIGKVKIEGNQTTEKRIIKKNLVFKEGDIFNPDKIRTSRRNLLQSGFFESVFIDTQSKPINQLQNVVIRLKERKKRSVILSPGFSTDDGIRARVEYRHINIAGTGRQLNLLTRVNRRFNDRTTIERRLGITYVEPFIYGKTNATLSFLNERVDDQQFDLERNLFRVGIENAFLQRFRPRFNWILEFREPFNVEEGASLNPIDEQSARFGALVLETDVDLRDDFLNPIRGTYHQFKFELYDKAFLSEQEFWKLYIKNNFYWPIYKRLRTVLSVRLGFSETYGDTVEQNIPIEKRFRIGGSSSFRGARFNCIGGVTNGDPENCSNSLTNQAPGGNSMFNYLFEILIPISESFDIALFTDGGNAYLTNSEFDLFNIRTAAGAGIRLNTFFGPMRFDYGVLLDRREGENLGTFHFSVGQF is encoded by the coding sequence GTGCAATGGGATAAAGTAGTTAATATAAAAGATAAAGAAGTTTATGAAAGTTTTGTTAAAAGTGACTTCAGTGAAAATTTTACGCAACAAGAAATTTCAGAGTTTATCAAAATTTCACATCAAAGATTTCCAGTTGAAAAATTAGTTATAGAAAAAAATGAAAATAATTATATTTTAAAAATTAAACAAAAAGTTTTTTTAAATAAGATTAATTTTGAGGGATATGAAAATTTATCTAGAAAAAAGTTGTTTGTAGCATCGCAGTTTATAGGTGGAAAGTATTACTCTGAGTATGAAATTAATAATATAGTAGATCTGATAAAGAGTTATTATCGTGAGCGATCATTTTGGAATGTAGCTGTTGATTTTCAGACTGTAACTTACCCCCAGAAAAAAAATAATATCCTCGAAATTGTTATTATTGAGGGCGTATCTTGTAAAATTAGCTCTATTCAGCTTAATTATACCAGTGAACAGAGACTACCTAAAAAACTATTAAAAAAGATGCCTGTACGTAACGGCACTTTATGTGACGAAATTAAAATAAAAGATAAATTGAGAAAGTATGATTTAAAAATCAGATCCTTTGGTTACAGGCAGTTTGATTTTAAAAACATACGTTTAGATTTTAGTTCAGATAAAAAAAAGGCTGAGCTGGTTTTAGATTTAGATGTTGGAAAAAAGATTGGTATAAATTTTAAAGGCAATACTTTTGTTTTTGAAAGATCTTCAGTTTTATTAGAGCAGCTTTCAATGCAGTCAGAAAAAGTTTTTGGTGAGACATGGTCAAAGTTTACAGCGGTTCCCGCACTTAAAAACTTTTATACATCTCTAGGCTATCCTTTTGCAAACATAAAAGTATATAAGCATGAAACTGAAAATGAACTGGATATTTTGTTTGATATTACTCGTGGAGATCGATTTTTTATTCATGATATTACATTTAAAGAGCTGGGTAATGAAAGCGCTATTAATTTACAAAAAGTATTTAAAGCTTACTCTTTAGAGCAATCAAGAAGAGGTGTCTTTGTTAAAGAAGAGTTTGAGCAAAGTATTGATTCTATGATTTCTTTTTACCAAAACAAAGGTTTTATAAGAACTCAAATTGATGACATTGATTATGATTATAACTTGTCAAGCAGATCTATAGGTATAGTCACACAATTTAATGTGAGTGAGCAATCTATGTTTAAAAAATTCATCTATAAAGGCAACTCGGTTTTTACCAATAGTCAATTAGATGAAATGATGAACTTTAAAGCTGAAGAACCCATTAGTCCACTAAAACTGTCTAATCAGGTGGAGATGCTGATGAATCAATACCAAATACGTGGGTATAAAAATGTTGAGATTGTGTATCCAAAAATAAATGACATTATTGAAGGTGACAATCAAATAATATTAAATATCAATGAAGGTGAAAAAATATATATTGGAAAAGTTAAAATAGAAGGTAATCAAACCACTGAAAAAAGAATTATTAAGAAGAACTTGGTTTTCAAAGAAGGGGATATTTTCAACCCTGATAAAATTAGAACCAGTCGCAGGAATTTGCTTCAGTCAGGTTTTTTTGAATCAGTGTTTATTGATACTCAAAGTAAACCAATCAATCAACTACAAAATGTTGTCATTCGTTTAAAAGAAAGAAAAAAAAGATCTGTTATTCTAAGTCCAGGCTTTTCAACAGATGATGGAATTCGAGCTAGAGTTGAGTATAGGCATATCAATATTGCTGGGACTGGGCGTCAGCTAAACTTGTTAACTCGAGTTAATAGAAGATTTAATGATAGGACAACAATAGAAAGACGTTTGGGTATAACCTATGTTGAGCCTTTTATTTATGGAAAAACCAATGCAACACTTAGTTTTTTAAATGAGAGGGTAGATGATCAGCAGTTTGACTTAGAACGTAATCTTTTTAGAGTCGGAATAGAAAATGCTTTCCTTCAGCGTTTTAGACCAAGATTTAATTGGATCTTGGAATTTAGAGAACCCTTTAATGTTGAAGAAGGAGCAAGTTTAAATCCTATTGATGAACAGTCAGCACGTTTTGGAGCACTGGTTTTAGAAACTGATGTTGATTTACGAGATGACTTTCTAAACCCAATAAGAGGAACTTATCATCAATTTAAATTTGAATTGTATGATAAGGCATTTTTATCTGAACAAGAGTTTTGGAAGTTGTATATAAAGAATAATTTCTATTGGCCTATTTACAAGCGTTTGCGTACAGTTTTGTCTGTAAGACTAGGCTTTTCTGAAACTTATGGTGATACTGTTGAACAAAACATTCCTATTGAAAAGCGTTTTAGAATAGGAGGTAGTTCAAGTTTTAGGGGGGCAAGGTTTAACTGTATTGGAGGAGTAACAAACGGTGATCCAGAAAACTGCTCTAACAGTTTAACCAATCAAGCCCCTGGTGGAAACAGTATGTTTAACTACTTGTTTGAAATATTGATTCCAATTTCAGAGTCATTTGATATTGCATTGTTTACTGATGGTGGGAATGCCTACCTAACCAACAGTGAATTTGATCTGTTTAATATTAGAACTGCTGCAGGTGCAGGCATTAGATTGAATACCTTTTTTGGACCTATGCGTTTTGATTATGGAGTTCTTCTAGATAGAAGAGAGGGAGAAAACCTTGGTACGTTTCATTTTTCTGTTGGACAGTTTTAA
- a CDS encoding pyridoxal phosphate-dependent aminotransferase family protein, translating to MKKYSLYYEGLKTIRQSGFYGHDVERVDGRELYVNQKKVIDFSTCGYLGLEQDIQEEDIKHTKLYGLRDGWSRITGASNIVRQLEKKIAEKLGLESCRLGQSISLINGSIFYSLKELFENTFCDADAHFTLKKGVESNYKARRNLFYFKNNDLNFLEGKLKKIESSTSKLIVVDGIYSMKGSFAKINGILDLCEKYNAYLYIDDAHGFGVVGKTGLGVLEKLDVKKLSRIIYVASFSKSCSNPVAFVAANKNIIQCLDNSAPFLIFSGPPSNFHCVISNRHLDSFDSSVYKDKREKIKRYSSKLHGKCKNLGLETFSEKESPIISIKISSRNFNALSDKVFDIGLIGKGVIYPAVRKGDEAMRFTITSKHKQSEIEMLGKVFEVIKEYNNE from the coding sequence ATGAAAAAATATAGCTTATATTATGAAGGGTTAAAGACTATTAGGCAAAGTGGTTTTTATGGACATGATGTAGAGAGAGTGGATGGTCGAGAATTATATGTAAATCAAAAAAAGGTTATTGATTTTTCAACTTGTGGTTATCTTGGTTTGGAGCAAGATATTCAAGAGGAGGATATTAAGCATACAAAGTTGTATGGTTTAAGAGATGGCTGGAGCAGGATTACGGGTGCAAGTAATATAGTTAGGCAGTTAGAGAAAAAAATAGCAGAAAAGTTAGGTTTAGAATCATGTCGTTTAGGGCAATCCATTAGCTTGATTAATGGATCAATTTTTTATTCACTAAAAGAATTGTTTGAGAATACTTTTTGTGATGCGGATGCACATTTTACCTTAAAAAAAGGTGTTGAAAGTAACTATAAAGCTAGAAGAAATTTATTTTACTTTAAAAACAATGATCTTAACTTTTTAGAGGGTAAACTAAAAAAAATTGAGAGCAGTACATCAAAATTGATTGTTGTAGATGGGATCTATTCAATGAAGGGATCCTTTGCAAAAATAAATGGTATTCTTGATCTTTGTGAAAAATATAATGCTTATTTGTATATTGACGATGCACATGGTTTTGGTGTCGTTGGAAAAACAGGTTTAGGTGTTCTAGAAAAACTAGACGTAAAAAAATTATCAAGAATTATATATGTTGCCAGTTTTTCTAAGTCTTGTTCAAATCCTGTAGCCTTTGTTGCAGCAAATAAGAATATAATTCAATGCTTAGATAATTCTGCGCCATTTTTAATTTTTAGTGGGCCGCCATCTAATTTCCATTGTGTTATATCAAATAGACATTTAGATTCGTTTGACAGTAGTGTTTATAAAGATAAGAGAGAAAAAATTAAAAGGTATTCTTCTAAGCTTCATGGTAAATGTAAAAACCTTGGATTAGAAACGTTTAGTGAAAAAGAATCGCCTATTATTTCCATCAAGATTTCGTCAAGAAACTTTAATGCGCTTTCTGATAAGGTCTTTGATATTGGTTTGATAGGGAAAGGGGTCATTTATCCAGCTGTAAGAAAAGGAGATGAAGCTATGCGATTTACAATCACATCAAAACATAAACAAAGTGAGATTGAAATGTTAGGAAAAGTCTTTGAAGTAATAAAGGAATATAACAATGAATAA
- a CDS encoding MFS transporter, protein MQSDPFDQPTYLLIIGMIKYTPVFLFAILGGHIVKEYAKKGFIVGLIAVQMVIIFFLKTYTQDSYASLILLGSFVIFSLIYEPLIDYLTAYYSEKKGEYIYMNSIVSLSRTSARLLAPMMFVYVIAKNNGDIFSTTQIMYLILAVSIMFIDFPKLESGEKKQKKSLIVCMKNIISNKTALGILLIYCVFYLGINYLEYIVVISQKFASVQLGDLFMTMGAGFVCANASLLILKDKIKSIHMMTFSLGLSGTMLIMLPWIEVKYLVFMALFLIGCGNGLAVPISMGYAQKLLKKDLIPYFSGLLDTAINVCAIVSVGIGFVLMKTLGAKGVFLFDGLFLLMSMLIWVSLNKNTLGEIK, encoded by the coding sequence ATGCAGTCCGATCCATTTGATCAGCCTACGTATTTACTAATCATTGGTATGATAAAGTATACACCCGTATTCCTTTTTGCTATTTTAGGTGGGCATATTGTTAAAGAGTATGCAAAAAAAGGATTTATAGTTGGTTTGATCGCTGTTCAAATGGTCATAATCTTTTTTCTAAAAACATACACGCAGGATTCCTATGCAAGCCTAATATTGCTTGGAAGTTTTGTGATTTTTTCGTTGATCTATGAGCCTTTGATTGACTACTTAACAGCCTATTACTCTGAAAAAAAAGGAGAGTACATCTATATGAACAGTATTGTGTCTCTCAGTAGAACATCTGCAAGACTGTTGGCTCCAATGATGTTTGTATATGTTATTGCAAAAAATAATGGAGATATTTTTTCGACTACACAAATTATGTATTTGATATTGGCAGTGTCCATTATGTTTATTGATTTTCCAAAGTTAGAGAGTGGTGAAAAAAAACAAAAAAAAAGCTTAATAGTGTGTATGAAAAATATTATCAGCAATAAAACAGCTTTGGGCATTTTGTTAATTTACTGTGTGTTTTATTTAGGAATAAACTATTTAGAATATATAGTTGTGATCTCCCAAAAATTTGCATCAGTTCAGTTGGGTGATTTATTTATGACTATGGGGGCAGGCTTTGTTTGTGCAAATGCTAGTTTATTAATCTTAAAAGATAAGATTAAATCAATCCATATGATGACATTTAGCCTAGGTTTAAGCGGTACGATGTTGATAATGTTACCTTGGATAGAGGTTAAGTATTTAGTTTTCATGGCTTTGTTTTTGATTGGTTGCGGTAATGGTTTGGCCGTGCCCATATCAATGGGCTATGCTCAAAAATTACTTAAAAAAGATTTGATACCCTATTTTAGTGGCTTGTTGGATACAGCTATTAATGTTTGCGCTATTGTTTCAGTTGGAATTGGGTTTGTTTTAATGAAAACGCTTGGTGCAAAAGGAGTCTTTCTGTTTGATGGTTTGTTTTTGCTGATGTCAATGCTGATATGGGTATCGTTAAATAAAAATACACTTGGAGAAATAAAATGA